A single window of Anser cygnoides isolate HZ-2024a breed goose chromosome 12, Taihu_goose_T2T_genome, whole genome shotgun sequence DNA harbors:
- the CIAO2B gene encoding cytosolic iron-sulfur assembly component 2B, whose translation MQAARCHLSNNNKNLHFTFFFVRRNQTYSRKSEADDVLPRDHSAVTPLRGLCAAARRLPTRGRCRTGSGAAPLPQRGSARPVRRRRAAGLLPPPPAMVGPAGGAPLENANPLIYRRSGERPVTAREEDDELPDSIDDREIFDLIRSINDPEHPLTLEELNVVEQVRVKVNDAESTVAVEFTPTIPHCSMATLIGLSIKVKLIRSLPERFKMDVHITPGTHASEHAVNKQLADKERVAAALENSHLLEVVNQCLSARS comes from the exons ATGCAGGCAGCAAGGTGTCACctgagcaacaacaacaaaaacttacacttcacctttttttttgtgaggagAAATCAGACATACAGCAGAAAGTCTGAAGCAGACGATGTACTACCGCGCGATCACAGCGCGGTAACCCCGTTACGAGGGCTGTGCGCGGCAGCACGCCGCTTGCCCACACGAGGGCGCTGCCGCACaggcagcggggccgccccgctccctcaGCGCGGCTCCGCCCGCCCGGTGCGGCGGCGAAGGGCGGCCGGGCTCCTTCCGCCACCTCCAGCCATGGTGGGCCCGGCCGGCGGGGCGCCGCTGGAGAACGCCAACCCCCTCATCTACCGCCGCTCCGGGGAGCGGCCCGTGACGGCGAGGGAGGAGGACGACGAGCTGCCCGACTCTATCGACGACCGGGAGATCTTCGAT CTCATCCGCTCCATCAATGATCCTGAGCACCCCCTCACCCTGGAGGAGCTGAATGTTGTTGAGCAAGTTCGAGTTAAA GTGAACGATGCCGAGAGCACCGTGGCAGTGGAGTTCACGCCCACGATTCCCCACTGCAGCATGGCGACGTTAATCGGCCTGTCCATCAAAGTAAAATTGATCAGATCTCTGCCTGAGAGATTTAAG ATGGATGTTCATATAACACCAGGAACACATGCCTCTGAGCATGCTG ttAATAAACAGCTTGCTGATAAAGAACGTGTAGCAGCTGCTTTGGAAAACTCTCATTTACTGGAAGTGGTGAATCAGTGTCTGTCTGCCCGATCATAA